From Pempheris klunzingeri isolate RE-2024b chromosome 16, fPemKlu1.hap1, whole genome shotgun sequence, a single genomic window includes:
- the cdca5 gene encoding sororin, with protein MKEGKPQNIMAESNHLNGSQRRRSARLSSSPQAVDVKSDNKMAVPSVAVKRSITVRKIAPRKTVAPSENKENTPRRSECEGSQEKKKKTATNVSTPAPVPGRRSSSSAKKEKKKAAMPSPILPSSPPPPCRPQQPAEDPGEAVWSQKVRRSYSRLSDKSFNSPDSRDALFGFEMLKTPEVIGRVRQPKIQGLEVSGSCAGLSSFTSLLEADDCGSAFPEPDPNIPGVAVVKEKRRRRKIQHIDDTELDEMAAKMNAEFEEAEVFELTVE; from the coding sequence ATGAAGGAAGGGAAACCTCAAAACATAATGGCGGAATCTAATCATCTTAACGGCTCGCAGAGGAGACGGTCCGCGCGGTTGAGTTCTTCTCCTCAAGCCGTTGACGTGAAAAGTGACAACAAAATGGCGGTGCCGTCTGTTGCGGTCAAGCGCTCCATCACTGTGAGGAAAATAGCGCCCAGAAAAACAGTCGCACCGTCGGAGAACAAGGAGAACACGCCGAGACGGTCGGAGTGTGAAGGCAgccaggagaagaagaagaaaacggCGACTAATGTCTCCACTCCTGCTCCTGTCCCGGGCCGTCGAAGCTCCTCCTCGGccaagaaggagaagaagaaggccGCTATGCCCTCACCGATCCTCCCCTCCTCACCACCGCCGCCTTGTCGTCCCCAGCAGCCGGCAGAGGATCCAGGGGAAGCGGTGTGGTCGCAGAAAGTTCGCCGGTCCTACAGCAGACTCAGCGACAAGTCCTTCAACAGCCCCGACTCCAGAGACGCCTTATTCGGCTTTGAGATGCTGAAAACCCCCGAGGTGATCGGACGAGTCAGGCAACCCAAGATCCAAGGTCTGGAGGTTTCTGGGTCCTGCGCCGGTCTGAGCTCATTCACGTCCTTGCTGGAGGCGGATGATTGTGGTTCGGCTTTCCCCGAGCCGGACCCAAACATCCCCGGAGTGGCTGtggtgaaggagaagaggaggaggaggaagatccAGCACATAGACGACACAGAGCTGGACGAGATGGCTGCCAAGATGAACGCTGAGtttgaggaggcagaggtgtTTGAGTTGACTGTGGAGTAA